The Pseudoalteromonas sp. N1230-9 genome segment ATTGCATCAGGTGGTCAATAATTTGTTTGCCTTGCTGCAGGGCATTGCTTGGTTTGCTTTTGTTACCAAATAGCGGTGGTGGGTTTTGAATACCGATAAAGCGATCAAGTTCCGCATTACCTAATAACTGCTCTTCGGTCGGGTTAGGTAAGCCGTATTTTTTACACACGCGTGCGAGTGCTGCCAAATCTGAGCGTGCATTAAGCTTAACTATATAGAAAGTCGGGTTAGCTGGGTTTAGGTTATATTGTTCAATCGGGTTGTCGGGCAGCACCTTGCTTCTTACAAACAAGCGGTTCATACCTGCTGACATAAAATTCAAACAACGATTAATGATACGCATCAACTCACCAAAGTAAATAAAGTAGTAATAGAGGCAAAAATAAGCGCAATAGAATAGCAATTATTAACTGGACTGACCATTTAAAAGCGATGCTTGCGCGCCTCAGACTGCACAAGTATAAAGTAAAGACGGCAATGTTATTGATAAAGTTCGAAAATTAAGCAAATTTTAATTGGGCCTGTGGATTTTTTCAAAATTGTTGTTGCATTTATCACCAATATCACTATAATACGCAGGCTTTCAAAATTCCCTCGGGAACTTGGAAGGAAAGATTAAGCTTGGATTTCAAGCTAATAAAACAGGAACTCCGATTTGGAGTTCAACGTAGATATAAGAAAGCAGCCGACATCTTAGTTAGTAAGATTGTTTCGGTCGTTTTTTTATGCTCTTTTTAAATGCTCTTTATATTGAGGTTTAAGAATGTCAAATCAACGCATTCGTATTCGCCTAAAAGCTTTTGACCACCGTTTGATTGACCAATCAACGGCGGAAATCGTGGAAACTGCGAAACGCACTGGCGCACAAGTACGTGGTCCAATCCCACTACCTACACGCTTTGAACGTTTTACTGTACTAACTTCACCGCACGTTAACAAAGACGCGCGTGATCAGTACGAAATCCGCACCCATAAACGTCTGATCGACATCGTAGAACCAACTGACAAGACTGTTGACGCTCTTATGCGTTTAGATCTTGCTGCTGGTGTTGATGTTCAAATCAGCCTGGGTTAATCGGAAGATTAGAGAGGTTTTAGGAAAATGGCATTAGGTCTAGTCGGTCGTAAAGTGGGTATGACACGTATCTTCACTGAAGATGGTGTATCTATCCCTGTGACAGTTATCGAAGCGACTCCTAACCGTATTGCTCAGATCAAATCTGAAGCAACTGACGGTTATAACGCGCTTCAAGTAACCGCAGGCACTAAAAAAGCAAGCCGTGTAAACAAAGCAGCAGCGGGTCACTTCGCTAAAGCTGGTGTTGAAGCGGGTCGCGGTCTGTGGGAATTCCGCCTAAATGGTGGTGAAGGCGATTTTGAAGTAGGCGCTGAGCTTACTGTTGAATTATTCAACGAAATCAACAAAGTTGACGTAACCGGTACTTCTAAAGGTAAAGGTTTCCAAGGTGGTGTTAAGCGCTGGAACTTCAGCATGCAAGACGCGACTCACGGTAACTCTCTATCTCACCGTGCTCCTGGTTCAATCGGTCAAAACCAATCACCTGGTAAGGTGTTTAAAGGTAAGAAAATGGCCGGTCACATGGGTGCTGAGCGTGTAACGACTCAAAACTTAGAACTAGTTCGCGTTGACGCTGAGCGTAACTTGCTTTTAGTTAAAGGTGCAGTACCTGGCGCTATCGGCGGTGACGTTATCGTTAAACCAGCTGTTAAAGCATAAGTCCTGGAGATTTAGTGATGGAATTAGCAATTAAAGACGCTTCTGGCGCTCTTGAAGTTTCTGAAGCTACTTTTGGACGTGAGTTTAACGAAGCATTAGTACACCAAGTAGTTGTTGCTTACGCAGCAGGTGCTCGTCAAGGTACTCGTGCTCAGAAGACACGTTCTGAAGTTAGCGGTGGTGGTAAAAAACCATGGTCTCAAAAAGGTACTGGCCGTGCACGTGCTGGTACAATTCGTAGCCCAATTTGGCGTTCAGGTGGCGTTAGCTTCGCAGCTAAACCACAAGATCACAGCCAAAAAGTAAACCGTAAAATGTACCGCGGTGCGATCAAAAGCATCTTATCTGAATTAGTTCGTCAAGAGCGTTTAATCGTTGTTGAACAGTTTGGTCTTGAAGCACCAAAAACTAAAGAACTAGTTGCTAAGCTTAAAGAACTTGAGCTTAAAGATGTTCTAATCGTGACTGAAGAAGTAGATGAGAATCTTTTCTTATCGGCACGTAACCTATACAAGGTTGACACGCGTGATGTAGCTGGTATCGATCCTGTAAGCCTAATCGCTTTCGATAAGGTACTTATTACAGCTGCTGCTGTTAAGCAACTTGAGGAGGCGCTAGCATGATCCGTGAAGAACGTCTTTTAAAAGTGATCCTTGCTCCACACATCTCTGAAAAAAGCACTATCGCTGCTGAAGAGAACAACACGATTGTTTTCAAAGTAGCTTCTGATGCAACTAAGGCTGAAATCAAAGCTGCAGCAGAAAAGCTTTTTGAAGTAGAAGTAACTGGTGTTCGCACACTAAACGTTAAGGGTAAAACAAAACGTACTGGCATGCGTTTCGGTCGTCGTTCAGACTGGAAGAAAGCTTACGTTACTCTTAAAGAAGGTAGCGAGCTAGACTTTGTCGGCGGCGCCGAGTAATAAGGGGAGTTAGAATTATGGCACTTCAAAAGTGTAAACCAACTTCTGCGGGTCGTCGTCACCTGGTTAAAGTGGTTAACCCAGATCTACATAAGGGTAAACCTTACGCACCACTACTAGAGAAAAACTCTAAGTCTGGTGGTCGTAATAACAAAGGTCGTATCACGGTTCGTCACATCGGTGGTGGTCACAAGCATCATTACCGTGTAATCGACTTTAAACGCACTAAAGATGGCATTCCAGCTGTTGTTGAGCGTCTAGAGTATGATCCAAACCGTAGCGCAAACATCGCTCTTGTATTATATGCAGACGGTGAGCGTCGTTACATTATTGCACCTAAAGGCTTAAAAGCTGGTGATTCAATCCAGTCTGGTGTTGATGCACCAATCAAAGCTGGTAACACATTACCAATGCGTAACATGCCTGTAGGTTCGACTGTTCACAACGTAGAATTAAAACCAGGTAAAGGCGCGCAAATCGCACGTTCTGCTGGTGCATACGTTCAAATCCTTGCACGTGAAGGTCAATACGTGACTCTACGTCTTCGTTCTGGCGAAGTTCGTAAAGTTCCAGCTGACTGTCGCGCAACACTTGGTGAAGTAGGCAATGCTGAGCATATGCTTCGTTCACTAGGTAAAGCTGGTGCAAATCGCTGGCGTGGTATCCGTCCGACAGTTCGTGGTGTTGCCATGAACCCGGTAGATCACCCGCACGGTGGTGGTGAAGGTCGTACATCTGGTGGTCGTCATCCTGTGTCTCCATGGGGTAAACCGACTAAAGGTGCTAAGACACGTAAGAACAAGCGTACTGATAAGTTTATCGTACGTCGTCGTACTAAATAATAGTTGAGGAATAGCCATGCCACGTTCTCTCAAGAAAGGTCCTTTTATTGACCTACACTTGCTGAAGAAGGTAGAGAAAGCGTTGGAAAGCGGTGACAAGAAGCCAATTAAAACTTGGAGCCGTCGTTCAATGATCATACCTAACATGATCGGATTGACCATCGCTGTCCATAATGGTCGTCAGCACGTTCCTGTGTTTATCACAGACGAAATGATCGGTCACAAACTGGGCGAATTTGCACCAACTCGTACTTACCGCGGTCACGCTGCGGATAAGAAAGCGAAGAAACGTTAAGAGGGGAATGATAAATGCAAGCATTAGCTAAACATAAATTCGCCTCTGGTTCGGCGCAAAAAGCTCGTCTAGTTGCAGATCAGATCCGCGGACTTCCGGTTGATCGCGCTCTAGAAATCCTGGCGTACAGCCCTAAAAAAGCGGCTGTATTAGTTAAGAAAGTACTTGAGTCTGCTATTGCTAACGCAGAGCATAACGAAGGTGCTGACATTGATGAGCTACGTGTAGCTACGATCTTTGTGGACGATGGTCCTACAATGAAGCGTATTATGCCACGTGCTAAAGGACGCGCAGATCGCATCCTTAAGCGTACAAGCCACATCACTGTTGTGGTTTCAGATAGCTAGGAGTATAAGTAATGGGACAAAAAGTTCATCCTACTGGTATTCGCCTAGGTATCTCTAAACCTTGGGTTTCTACCTGGTACGCGAATTCAAAAGATTTCTCTGATCAGCTTTTTGGCGATCACAAAGTACGTAAATTCCTTACTAAGGAATTAAAAGCGGCTTCTGTGTCTAAAATCGTTATTGAGCGTCCAGCTAAATCTATCCGTGTAACAATTCACACAGCTCGTCCTGGTGTTGTTATCGGTAAAAAAGGCGAAGACGTTGAAAAACTACGTCAAGCAGTAACTAAGATTGCAGGTGTTCCGGCTCAGATCAATATTTCTGAAGTTCGTAAGCCTGAACTTGATGCACAACTAGTAGCTGACGGTATTGCGTCACAGCTAGAGCGTCGTGTTATGTTCCGTCGCGCTATGAAGCGTTCGGTACAAAACGCAATGCGTATTGGTGCAAAGGGTATCAAAGTTGAAGTTAGCGGTCGTCTTGGCGGTGCTGAGATCGCACGTTCAGAATGGTATCGTGAAGGTCGTGTACCTCTACATACTTTACGTGCTGATATCGACTACGCAACTTCTGAAGCCTTAACCACTTATGGTATCATTGGTGTTAAAGTTTGGATCTTCAAAGGCGAAGTTATTGGTGGTTTACCACTAGTACAAGAGCAAGAGAAGCCAGCTAAACGCGCGCCAAAGAAAGCCAAAAAAAGTGCTAAGTAGAGGTAGCGAGTAATGTTACAGCCAAAACGTACAAAATTCCGTAAAATGCACAAAGGCCGCAACCGCGGTTTAGCGCAAAACGGTAACAAAGTAAGCTTCGGTACTTTCGGTTTGAAAGCTACTGGTCGTGGCCGTATGACTGCTCGTCAAATCGAAGCAGCTCGTCGTGCTATGACACGTCACGTAAAGCGTCAAGGTAAAATCTGGATCCGTGTATTCCCAGATAAGCCAATTACGAACAAACCATTAGAAGTTCGTATGGGTAAAGGTAAAGGTTCTGTTGAATATTGGGTTGCTGAAATTCAACCTGGTAAAGTACTTTACGAAATGGAAGGTGTTTCTGAAGAGCTTGCTCGTGAAGCATTTAACCTTGCAGCGCGTAAATTACCATTCACAACAACTTTCGTAACTCGGACGGTGATGTAATGAAAGCTAGCGAACTAAAAGACAAAAGCGTAGAAGAGCTAAACGCTGAACTTCTAGGACTTCTTCGTGAGCAGTTCAACCTGCGCATGCAAGCAAGCACTGGTCAGTTAGCTCAGACACACACGCTAAGAACAGTACGTCGCGATATCGCGCGTGTAAAAACAATTATTAACCAGAAGGCAGGTCAATAATGAGCGATAAAATCCGTACTCTTCAAGGCCGTGTAATCAGCGACAAGATGGATAAGTCTTTCACTGTTGCTATCGCACGTTACGTGAAGCACCCAGTATATGGGAAATTCATCAAACGTACGACTAAACTACACGTACATGACGAAAACAACACAGCTCAAACTGGTGACGTAGTTACTATCTCTGAGTGTGCTCCTATTTCTAAGACTAAGTCTTGGACTTTAGTAGACGTTGTTGAGCGTCCAAAGAAAGCTTAATTTTTAATTAAGTTTACTTTTAAAAAGCCCCGGCACTTGCTGGGGCTTTTTGTTTTCGAACTCTAAAAAACCATTTAGTCAGTGTTTACTGTAATTCATCTTGGTATGAAAAAGCTTGCGTGATTTGATTTGCAGCAATTCGCAATAGCGATCAAAAAATAGACCACTCAATTAAATAGAAAATAACTATTGAAGTAATAAAGTTAACCGTGTCGTTTTAAGAAAGAGATATTTAATCATCTTTTTTATAAGCGGCTCAAAATTTATTATTGCCAAAAATAAGTGATGAAATATTTTTTCAGAATCGTTCTTAAATAATGGGTTTATTTTTGAGCTATATTGTTACTTTGTTGTTTTATTTTTAATTTTATATGTGTTTTTTATCCAGATTTATGCTTTTGTAAATTTATTGTTTATATGTAATATTATAATTAATAATGTGAGGTGTGGAGATTTTTTGTTTTTTAACCTGTTGATTATATTGGTAATTTATTTGATTTACATATATTTACATATGTATAAATAGTTTTATTTAATTGTTCCTTTTTAAATTTATAATGAGCTTTGCGTTTATGTACCTTTATTGGTTATTGATATAGGTGTATTGATGTAAAACGCAAATAAAAAATAAAATAATCATTTGGAAGGGAAAATGAGCAAGTTAAACACATTATCATTTAATATAAAGGCTGCCCTATGTATAACAGGGCTTGGTTTATCACATGTTGCCACCGCTGCAGATGAAGCTAATGAGCAAGTTGAGCGTATTCAAGTTACGGGTTCAAAAATAAAGCGTATTGGTGATTTGTCTCCAACTCCTGTTACTGTTATTACGGGCGATGCGATGGTTAATGCGGGTATTACTAATGCCGCTGAACTATTAAGCGAGATGCCATCGGCTACAGTTGGTTTATCACCTGAGACAACAAACGATAACGTTTTTGCTAATGGCCTCAGTAATACAGACTTACGAGGTTTAGGTGCAGAACGTACGCTCGTACTTGTTAATGGACGCCGCTTTATTGCGGGTGCTCCTGGCAGTAGCGCCGTCGACTTAAATAATATTCCAACCGCAATGATTGAGCGTATGGAAATCTCAACAGGTGGCGCTTCTGCTGTATATGGCTCAGATGCGGTCGCTGGTGTGGTCAATATTATTACTAAGAAATCATTCCAAGGCTTTGAATTTGATGCATCAACATCGCAGCCTCAACAAGACGGCGGTGAGGAGTCTTATGTATCATTCACTTTTGGTAACGAAGGTGAAAAAGCAAGCTTTGTAACGAATATCTCTTATTCGGATTCAAAACAATTACGTGGCGATCAACGAGACTTTATTCGTAACGGTGTTATTTCTTTAGACCACCCTGATAACTTAAATGATGAAGATGGCATTCCTCGTCGAATCATTTATGATCAAACAGGTAACACAACGCTTGGCTTTTATAGTCCGACAGGTGATTTCTTCACATCTGATGGTCATTATATCTTTGCTGATGATGGTTCAATTCGTCCATTTGCAAGTGGCGAATATTTACCAGCAAGTTCAACGCCAGGTAGCCGTAATACGCAATATTATGTTGGTAACGAAGGCGATGGTTACCATTTCTTAAATCATAAATATGTGCGTACACCACTTGAGCGTTTAAATTTATCATCGAATGTGAACTATGAGTTTAGTGATGCTCATTCAATGGCATTTGAGCTTACGTATTCAAATACGCATGCCTATGGTGAAAGCTCGCCTGCATTCCATACTTTAAGTGGTATGCGTACAGATAATGCATTCTTTAGTGATGAGACAAAACAGTTTTTCTCTGATCGTGATATGGACACATATACAGCGTATATTACTACAGACGCACTAGGTAACCGCGTATACGATCAAAAGCGTCAGCTTATTCAAGGTGTTTTAAGCTTTGAAGGTGAAATAACTGATAACTGGTTTTACTCAGCTTATGTACAACGTGGCTCAGTACAAGCGGATACAACTTGGCACGGTGAAATGCTTGTCGACAATTTTAATAAGTCATTAGATGCCGTTGAAATTGATGGCGATATTGTCTGTGCCGATCGTTCTGGAGATGAAGTAACGGCTCGTGAAGGTTGTGTGCCTCTTAATATTTGGGGAACAGGTCTTGCCTCGCAAGAAGCGCTTGATTATGTAAAGACAGATGCAACTCGCCGTGCAACAGTTGATCAAACAACTTATGGTGTAACGTTTAGCGGTGATTTATTTGAGCTAGAAGCGGGACCAATTGCTACAGCATTTACCATTGAGCATCGTAAAGAAGCATCATCAACATTGCCTGATCCCGCTATGCGTAAAGGATTGATTTTTAACAATCAATCTGAGGCATTATCAGGTTCATTTGATGTCAGTGAGGCCGCAGCAGAGTTCTCTATTCCGCTTGTTGTAGATGCATCATTTGCCGATGAAATTTTCCTTGAAGCGGCATATCGTTACATGGATTACTCATCAACAGGCACTGATGACGCATGGAAGTTAAGTTTTAACTATGTACTTAATGATGATATTCGTTTCCGTATTAATAAGTCTAAATCAGTTCGTGCACCAAACATAAATGAGCTTTATCAAGCCCGTTCAGAGACTTTTAAAAGCTTTGATGACCCATGTGAACAAGGCCAAATTGATAATGCAGGTGAGTATAAAGAAAACATCACCAATAACTGTCGTTCGCAAGGCATTCCTGAAGGTTGGGTTCCAAGTGAAGACTGGAAGCGTACTAACCACTCTGGTTTCAATTTAGGTAATATTAATCTTGAAAATGAAAGTGCGCACGATTTAACTGTTGGTGTTATATACACACCTTCATTTGTTGACGGTTTAAGTATTACTCTTGATTATTGGGAGTTCGATCTTGAAGATATGATCCGTACACCTAAAGCAAAAACAGTGATTGAAAGCTGTTATGAATTTGAGAGTACAGATAATCCATATTGCCCACTTATTTATCGTAATAAAGATACCTTTGAAATTGATTCGTATGATCTGAAACCTATTAACTCTGCAAGTAACAGTATTGCGGGTACGGATATGGAAGTAACGTATTCATTTGATACAACATTTGGCTCATTCAGAATGAATATGCTTGCCACTTACATGTCTAAAAACGATGAAAACTTAACAGGTAAAGAAGCTGATAAACGTAATGCTGCAGGCGAGTATACAGATCCACGCTGGAAGGCACGTTTCACAACGAACTATACCTATGAAAACTTACAGGTAAATTTAATCGGTGCCTATCGCCACAGTACTGTTTGGTCAAACGACTGGGTAGCTGAAGATAGTAACTATAACGATATCTCATCTTATACGAAGTGGGATTTAACTGCGCGTTATAATATTACTGATGGCCTACAAGTGCGTGGTGGTATGTTAAATGTATTTGACCGCACTCCACCAAGACACCCAAGTCTTTATGATGACGGTGAATACTTTGATTTGAACGGTCGCACCTTCACACTAGGTGTTAACTATAAGTTTTAATCCTTAAGTGTTTAGACAGCCCCAGCAAATGCTGGGGCTTTTTGATTGCGTTAACTCACATACTCAAAAAGGTACTGTTTTTTGTATCTGTTAAAGCTTTGGGCACTGAACTATTTCGTTTTTTTAACACTCTTAAAATAAAAAATGAGGAGTTTAGGTGTTAAAGGGAAGCTACAAAGCATGGATGATTTCAATTGCGCTGCATGCTGTAATCTTGTTTTTATTTGCGCAGCATATGCGGTCTGTATCTCCTGTCTCTGATTCTGTGAATGTAATACACGCGTACGTTAGTGTTGATCTGACGGTTTTACCTAGTATAAAAAAAAGTGAAAAAATAACCTCAAAAGAAAAGCAGAATGACCCAAGGCTGAAACCGCAAACAAAAAAGGCTGAACCCAGTCATTTAGGACAGTCAGCTGATACAAAAGCGGCTAATCGCTCTTTGAAAGAGCCCAAAGCAGTTCAAGCTGTAGCCGCTAAACCCAGTAAAGGGGTAGAAACTTTAGCTGCTGAGCCTAAAACGAATAGTGAAAAAACAGCTGAAAAATCATTTAAAAAGCTGAATCCTTATGCACCAATCCCAGAACTTAAGTTTGAAAATGGCTTTTCTAATGCTTCAGCATTTGGTCAGGTTAATGCTGCAAATAATAATTTGCCTGTAGGCAGGGTTACAGTGCCTACACAATTAACAGTCTCTGATAAAGCAACAATACTTTGGCAAAATGGCAATGGCAGCAAGCGAACAGAAATGCTCAATGGGCTATGTTACGATATCGATTTCAATTCGGTGTTTGGTAAATCTGGAGTACCAAGCGGATCGCCCAGACCCTGTGAGGATAAAGAGGCTAAATTATTTAAGGAAATAATGAATAAATGGCGCAAAAAATAACAAAACACTTTACCTCAACTTAACTTGAGCTTTTAAAGTGGCGTTTTTAAAAGGACGCTATTATGAACTCATTAGAAAACTACTTATTAAGTTTGCAACTTAATAACTATAACACTTCAATTTCACAAATCGTCGAAATACAGATTCGTACTTGGCAGTCGCTGCAATCGAGATCGCTTTATGCTCGGGAGTTGTTAGAAACATTACAGGTCACGCATTATTCACTACAACAGCAACACCATGAGTTATTAAAGCACGTGCTGTCGCTACTTGGTTATCAGACCAAGCAGCAACACGACAACACGCTGTTGATAGAGCATAAACGACTCGCTCATTGGTTAAATTTATCTTGAATTGTCATTTACAAGTAACACTGTTAGCGTCAAATAAGCTGTTTTAAAAAGAGAGAAAAGTCGCTTAGTTTATGCAAGAGCAGCCAAAAATCATTATTTTAGGTAATGGTCCTATCAATACAGATCTTACTGAGCAAGTAAATAATTGCCCACGAGTGGTTAGGTTTAACCATTGTGCAGCAATGCCTGATTATTTAGGGCAACGTTGTACTGACTTGTGGTTGGTTGGGCGTGGCCGACAAGCCCTGAGTTTATTAAACACACCACAAATGTCTCTTGAAGGGCTGAGCCAAGTTATGATCACCGATCCAAATCCTAATCCTGTAGCGCAATGCTTTTTTAAATTGATACAACGTAAAAGTAAGGTAGATTTCGGGGAAGCTCTAATCTCAATCTATGCGCAAAAGTGCCAAGTAGAGCGTTTAACAGCACAGTTTCGCCAATCATTATTAAATGAATTATTAACCCTTGGTTCACCGATACATCGGCCTCGTTGTGTTAGTTCTGGTACTTTGGCAATTGCTTACTTTTTAGCGCAGTTTAAATACATACATATCGCTGGTTTTGGTTTTCAAGGTTGGAAGCGTCATCCTTGGAACCTCGAAAAACAATTTGTGGAGCAACTCGTCGCCGAAAAACAAGTTATATTGTTAGATAGTTAAACCAGACACCTAGCTGATCTAAGCGTCTGGCTTATGATGTTACCAAATCATCCCAACAAACTCAGGGTGATCGACAAATGGATTACGGTTACCTTGGTGCTCATATGCCGCTTGGTTGCGATCAAGCTCCAATTGGCTAACAGGGTCCTCGTTGTGCCATTTTAGTAGCATTGCGACTACCCAATTCTCAAATACTTGATTTGAAGTGCCGTTAAGTACAGCGTTACTGTAAGTAGTCTTATTTTGCCAACTTGCAATGACATTTTGATAGCGTGTTGCCATATAGAAATAGGCTCTTGCAAAATCGCCTTTAAACTCATCAATAGGTTCAAATACAGTACCTGAGTAATTTAAAGAACTCGCTGCGCTGCCCAGTTTACTACCATTACTAGAGGTATAGCTTGCGCTTCCTACTTCACCAAATGGGTAGTTACTGCGTTTAGAGTTTACATAACCATCGGTTGCGAAAATGTGGTGTACATCAGAGTTCATAGGCTCAACAGTGCCGCCAAACCAGCTTTTCGGAAAAGAGTGTTCACGGTTGTAGCAATCAGCTTCACTGTTATAAGTACCACATTGATCGCTTACGGCTACATAGTTGTAGCTATCTTGACCTGTCGGGTTTTCTGAGTAGCGGTCTAGAATTGAGTTATCGTTTTCAAAATACTTATCGCGTGAGGCAATGTCATAAAAACTCCAAATAGCAGAGTAACCTTGTGAGTTGTGATCTTTAATAATGTTGTACAACTCTGTTTTTAGAGCATAGCCTGTAAGGCCTTGTGTAGTTACATAATAGCCTGTGGGATCAGGTGGTGTTGTACCGCCATCATCACCGCCGCCAGCGCTATCGCCTAATGTAAACGGTGTAGCCTCTGAGCTTTGGAAGCTTGCGCCACTGGCAAGCACAGTTTGGCCTAGAGAGAGGTTGTAGCTGCCATTACCGAACGAGCAGCACATGCCATCACCGTAACTATCAAAAATAGTGAATGTGTAGTCACCATCAATTAAACAGGCTTGCTCATTATACTGAGCATTCGCTGCATAGCTGCCGCCAGATGCCACCGTACTGCCTTGGGCATTCGTTATTTGCCAACTTGTTTCTTCACCATAGTTGTCAGTTGTGAGCGCTAACGAAACTTGATTATCAGTGCAATTACCTGTCGGTGGTGGGGTTGTGCCTGTACTAGGTGCGAAATTATCAACATAAACCACTTCGCTGCCATCAAAACCTGCTACGTCGTAAAAACGTAAGCCAACATTAATAGCGGTTGTTGTTGGAGCTGTGTACTGGTAGCTAATTTTTTGCCATTGATTGGTTAATGCTGAATTTGAATAATCTTGATAGCCATCAACCACTAAGCGTGCTTTCACACCACCTTCGGTATGGTAAACCCAAGCAGAAAACTCGTAGCTTTCGCCCGCAACAACATCAACGAGCTGCTGTAAATCGGTATTGCTTTGTGTGCCAGTGTTAACTATGACTTGTGCTGAATACTCGCCAGAGTAAACCACATTGTTGTTAGCAGTAATGCTGATGCCACTATCAATCGTGCTCCAAGCTGTTGGTGTGTTTGCTGACCAAGTTTCAAAGTCTGCATTATGAATATTTGCAAACGCTGTGTTGCTTAAAAAAAGTAAGCTGCTAGTAAGTATGAGCTTTTT includes the following:
- a CDS encoding endonuclease; this translates as MSYGIKKKLILTSSLLFLSNTAFANIHNADFETWSANTPTAWSTIDSGISITANNNVVYSGEYSAQVIVNTGTQSNTDLQQLVDVVAGESYEFSAWVYHTEGGVKARLVVDGYQDYSNSALTNQWQKISYQYTAPTTTAINVGLRFYDVAGFDGSEVVYVDNFAPSTGTTPPPTGNCTDNQVSLALTTDNYGEETSWQITNAQGSTVASGGSYAANAQYNEQACLIDGDYTFTIFDSYGDGMCCSFGNGSYNLSLGQTVLASGASFQSSEATPFTLGDSAGGGDDGGTTPPDPTGYYVTTQGLTGYALKTELYNIIKDHNSQGYSAIWSFYDIASRDKYFENDNSILDRYSENPTGQDSYNYVAVSDQCGTYNSEADCYNREHSFPKSWFGGTVEPMNSDVHHIFATDGYVNSKRSNYPFGEVGSASYTSSNGSKLGSAASSLNYSGTVFEPIDEFKGDFARAYFYMATRYQNVIASWQNKTTYSNAVLNGTSNQVFENWVVAMLLKWHNEDPVSQLELDRNQAAYEHQGNRNPFVDHPEFVGMIW